The Benincasa hispida cultivar B227 chromosome 11, ASM972705v1, whole genome shotgun sequence genome has a segment encoding these proteins:
- the LOC120091802 gene encoding B3 domain-containing protein At2g36080-like isoform X1 encodes MSIKNISPDFHQPLFSTPQLPIMLNQKSSLSVAAAAAADHLPMFEKPLTPSDVGKLNRLVIPKQYAEKYFPLSPSAAVVAAAAGDSADKGLLLSFEDESGKIWRFRYSYWNSSQSYVLTKGWSRFVKEKRLDAGDVVVFERHRRDGDRLFIGWKKRSAPSPADTAQAAASGGVGGGGGWTKMFCSANPYSSSHHHHHHHFPSPPYQSSSDSPHAESSVQSQTMSVGNSKILRLFGVDLECQTDMSEPEPPSTLNVGSNLSLSVRDPTRHTFYTHYSSPLPHHMASNVVQMFSTTCIIINKHIIN; translated from the exons atgtccaTAAAAAACATCTCTCCTGACTTCCATCAACCTCTCTTCTCTACTCCCCAACTTCCCATCATGCTTAACCAAAAGTCCTCCCTCTCCgtcgccgccgccgccgccgccgacCACCTCCCCATGTTTGAAAAACCCTTAACACCCAGCGACGTTGGCAAGCTCAACCGTCTCGTCATCCCCAAGCAATACGCCGAAAAATACTTCCCCCTCTCCCCCTCCGCCGCGGTCGTCGCCGCAGCCGCCGGCGACTCTGCCGATAAAGGGTTACTCCTCAGCTTCGAAGATGAGTCCGGCAAGATATGGCGGTTCCGTTACTCTTATTGGAATAGTAGTCAGAGCTATGTGCTGACGAAGGGGTGGAGCCGATTTGTCAAAGAGAAGCGCCTTGACGCCGGAGATGTCGTCGTTTTTGAACGCCACCGCCGTGATGGTGATAGGTTGTTTATTGGGTGGAAGAAGAGGTCGGCGCCGTCTCCAGCAGACACTGCCCAGGCTGCTGCGAGTGGCGGTGTTGGCGGTGGTGGAGGTTGGACTAAAATGTTCTGTTCTGCAAATCCATATTCTTCttctcatcatcatcatcatcatcattttccttCTCCGCCATACCAATCTTCTTCTGATTCTCCTCATGCag AGTCCTCTGTTCAGAGTCAAACAATGTCGGTTGGGAATTCAAAGATACTGCGGCTGTTCGGAGTGGACTTGGAGTGCCAAACCGACATGTCCGAACCCGAACCACCGTCGACGCTCAATGTCGGGTCAAATTTAAGTTTATCGGTTCGAGATCCAACCCGCCACACCTTCTATACACATTATTCTTCTCCTCTTCCTCATCACATG GCATCAAATGTGGTGCAAATGTTCAGTACAACTtgcataattataaataaacatatcaTCAACTAG
- the LOC120091802 gene encoding B3 domain-containing protein At2g36080-like isoform X2 produces the protein MSIKNISPDFHQPLFSTPQLPIMLNQKSSLSVAAAAAADHLPMFEKPLTPSDVGKLNRLVIPKQYAEKYFPLSPSAAVVAAAAGDSADKGLLLSFEDESGKIWRFRYSYWNSSQSYVLTKGWSRFVKEKRLDAGDVVVFERHRRDGDRLFIGWKKRSAPSPADTAQAAASGGVGGGGGWTKMFCSANPYSSSHHHHHHHFPSPPYQSSSDSPHAESSVQSQTMSVGNSKILRLFGVDLECQTDMSEPEPPSTLNVGSNLSLSVRDPTRHTFYTHYSSPLPHHMDFTFSQDVKQTKYQG, from the exons atgtccaTAAAAAACATCTCTCCTGACTTCCATCAACCTCTCTTCTCTACTCCCCAACTTCCCATCATGCTTAACCAAAAGTCCTCCCTCTCCgtcgccgccgccgccgccgccgacCACCTCCCCATGTTTGAAAAACCCTTAACACCCAGCGACGTTGGCAAGCTCAACCGTCTCGTCATCCCCAAGCAATACGCCGAAAAATACTTCCCCCTCTCCCCCTCCGCCGCGGTCGTCGCCGCAGCCGCCGGCGACTCTGCCGATAAAGGGTTACTCCTCAGCTTCGAAGATGAGTCCGGCAAGATATGGCGGTTCCGTTACTCTTATTGGAATAGTAGTCAGAGCTATGTGCTGACGAAGGGGTGGAGCCGATTTGTCAAAGAGAAGCGCCTTGACGCCGGAGATGTCGTCGTTTTTGAACGCCACCGCCGTGATGGTGATAGGTTGTTTATTGGGTGGAAGAAGAGGTCGGCGCCGTCTCCAGCAGACACTGCCCAGGCTGCTGCGAGTGGCGGTGTTGGCGGTGGTGGAGGTTGGACTAAAATGTTCTGTTCTGCAAATCCATATTCTTCttctcatcatcatcatcatcatcattttccttCTCCGCCATACCAATCTTCTTCTGATTCTCCTCATGCag AGTCCTCTGTTCAGAGTCAAACAATGTCGGTTGGGAATTCAAAGATACTGCGGCTGTTCGGAGTGGACTTGGAGTGCCAAACCGACATGTCCGAACCCGAACCACCGTCGACGCTCAATGTCGGGTCAAATTTAAGTTTATCGGTTCGAGATCCAACCCGCCACACCTTCTATACACATTATTCTTCTCCTCTTCCTCATCACATG GATTTCACTTTCTCACAAGATGTCAAGCAGACGAAATATCAAGGATAG